Proteins from a single region of Runella sp. SP2:
- a CDS encoding OmpA family protein translates to MMISYLLSLVCGLYGGGATQEVAQVENHSVRIVGSFRDNTTKDFLKKSTIRAVFKSGKQLTYETNANGEYEIVVPDSTQFLTFDSEGYRTHTVPVTFIGKISSKATFKIAPEMVLTKDSLQVSESPSQLLYVSFLFPDGMDVNHVVAKKNSRAFTSLDYRKTYNKGKHFTWDATELSKGIYEYKSTTPEGKKLYYKQFEVKAGYNFMEVTPQPEESLSPPVVALTDQVLYFSQSTYELSEEVKTNLDAISKALLAQPQTKLQITGHTDNVGESDKNLILSEYRAKVVASYLEQKGVSASQLVVEWKGAAAPAVSNDVEDNKVKNRRVELKVIP, encoded by the coding sequence ATGATGATTTCTTATTTGCTAAGTTTAGTTTGTGGCCTTTACGGTGGCGGAGCTACTCAGGAAGTTGCCCAAGTAGAAAATCACTCAGTACGAATTGTCGGCAGTTTTCGCGACAATACCACCAAAGATTTTCTCAAAAAAAGCACGATTCGCGCGGTGTTCAAGTCGGGAAAACAACTGACGTACGAAACCAATGCCAATGGAGAGTATGAAATTGTAGTGCCCGATTCGACCCAATTTCTAACGTTTGATTCGGAAGGGTACCGTACCCATACGGTTCCTGTCACGTTTATTGGGAAAATTTCGAGCAAAGCGACTTTTAAAATTGCCCCTGAAATGGTGCTAACAAAAGACTCGCTCCAAGTTTCGGAGAGTCCCTCTCAATTATTGTATGTGTCTTTTCTTTTTCCCGATGGAATGGATGTCAATCATGTAGTTGCGAAAAAGAACTCTAGGGCTTTTACCAGCTTGGACTATCGTAAAACATATAATAAAGGCAAACATTTCACATGGGATGCCACCGAGTTATCTAAAGGTATATACGAATATAAATCGACGACGCCTGAAGGCAAAAAGCTGTATTATAAGCAATTTGAGGTAAAAGCAGGGTATAACTTTATGGAAGTTACGCCCCAGCCAGAAGAATCACTTTCACCGCCCGTGGTGGCATTAACTGACCAAGTGTTGTACTTTTCACAGAGTACGTATGAGTTGAGTGAAGAGGTGAAAACGAATTTGGATGCGATCAGTAAAGCCTTGCTTGCTCAACCACAGACCAAATTGCAAATCACAGGGCATACCGATAACGTGGGAGAGTCTGATAAAAACCTCATTTTGTCGGAATACCGCGCCAAGGTGGTAGCGAGTTATTTGGAACAAAAGGGCGTTTCAGCAAGTCAATTGGTAGTAGAGTGGAAGGGAGCGGCTGCGCCTGCGGTGTCAAACGACGTGGAAGACAATAAAGTGAAAAATCGTCGAGTGGAGCTGAAGGTAATTCCGTGA
- a CDS encoding glycosyltransferase family 2 protein, protein MPDEALDISVVIPLFNEEESLPELTAWIKRVMDEHQFSYEVLLIDDGSSDDSWSIIQKLAVDNPNIKGIRFNRNYGKTPALQTGFQVVKGKVVITMDADLQDSPDEIPELYRMITEDGYDLVSGWKQKRYDPLSKTLPTKLFNAVTRSISGVYLHDFNCGLKAYKQRVVKNITLYGEMHRYIPVVAKWNGFRKIGEKVVQHRARKYGSTKFGLERFVNGFLDLLSITFVHRFSKAPMHFFGLWGTLSFLIGFLITTGLIIRKLYLIYTHEPYRNVTENPLFYLALVAIVIGFQLFLAGFLGEMMVKQHTVKQPDYLVSEQIGV, encoded by the coding sequence ATGCCTGACGAAGCCCTCGATATATCGGTGGTTATACCACTTTTCAACGAAGAAGAATCTCTGCCTGAACTTACTGCGTGGATAAAACGCGTGATGGATGAGCATCAATTTAGCTACGAAGTGTTGCTTATCGACGACGGAAGCTCCGACGATTCTTGGTCAATCATTCAAAAATTAGCAGTTGATAATCCCAATATTAAAGGAATTCGTTTCAACCGCAATTATGGCAAAACGCCTGCCTTGCAAACGGGTTTCCAGGTGGTAAAAGGTAAAGTGGTTATTACGATGGATGCTGACCTCCAAGATAGCCCCGACGAAATTCCAGAGTTGTACCGAATGATTACTGAAGACGGGTACGACTTGGTATCGGGCTGGAAACAAAAACGTTATGACCCGCTCAGTAAGACGCTTCCTACGAAGTTGTTTAATGCCGTAACGCGCAGTATATCAGGGGTATATCTTCACGATTTTAACTGTGGATTGAAAGCCTATAAACAGCGAGTGGTAAAAAATATCACACTTTATGGCGAAATGCACCGCTACATTCCTGTGGTGGCTAAGTGGAATGGTTTCCGTAAAATCGGGGAAAAAGTAGTGCAACACCGCGCACGTAAATATGGAAGCACGAAGTTTGGTTTAGAACGTTTTGTCAATGGCTTTTTGGACTTACTTTCGATTACTTTTGTCCACCGCTTTAGTAAAGCGCCCATGCACTTCTTTGGCCTGTGGGGAACGCTCTCGTTTTTGATTGGTTTTTTGATTACGACGGGATTGATTATCAGGAAACTGTACTTGATTTATACCCATGAACCTTACCGAAATGTGACTGAAAATCCGCTGTTTTACTTGGCGCTGGTGGCCATTGTCATCGGATTTCAACTCTTTCTAGCAGGGTTTTTAGGCGAAATGATGGTGAAGCAACATACCGTCAAACAGCCCGATTATCTGGTGTCGGAACAGATTGGGGTTTAG
- a CDS encoding HpcH/HpaI aldolase/citrate lyase family protein — MTLSLRQKLQNGQNVYGTCFTSTSPMWPAALKKVGLDFVFIDTEHIPLDRGELAKMCQIFRALDITPIVRIPSPDPFLACQVIDGGALGVVAPYLESVTQIRELVGGVKYRPLKGEVLHQYLHEGAEMPAELAQYISNHNAANICIANIESVPALERLDDLLSVKGLDAVFIGPHDLSVSLGLPEQYDHPVFEEAVRTIIHKTRAHGLAIGIHFSLEPERQIKWINEGANIVVHSFDIALFTQRLRHDLSVIKQAVGDAVQSDASPNLVI; from the coding sequence ATGACCCTTAGCTTACGCCAAAAACTACAAAACGGCCAAAATGTCTATGGCACTTGCTTTACGTCCACCTCACCCATGTGGCCCGCAGCGCTCAAAAAAGTAGGGCTTGATTTTGTATTTATTGATACCGAACACATTCCGCTAGACCGTGGCGAATTGGCAAAAATGTGCCAAATTTTCCGCGCCTTAGACATTACGCCCATCGTTCGTATTCCCAGCCCCGACCCATTTTTGGCTTGTCAAGTGATTGACGGCGGTGCGTTGGGAGTGGTAGCACCTTATTTAGAATCAGTTACCCAAATTCGCGAGCTGGTAGGTGGCGTAAAGTACCGCCCACTGAAAGGCGAAGTACTGCACCAATACCTCCACGAAGGCGCAGAAATGCCTGCCGAACTTGCGCAATATATTTCCAATCACAACGCCGCCAACATTTGCATTGCCAACATCGAAAGTGTACCTGCCCTCGAACGCCTCGACGATTTGCTGTCGGTCAAAGGCTTAGATGCCGTGTTCATTGGCCCGCACGATTTGTCGGTGAGTCTGGGCTTGCCCGAGCAGTATGACCATCCCGTTTTTGAAGAAGCCGTTCGTACCATCATTCATAAAACCCGCGCTCATGGCCTCGCGATTGGCATTCATTTTTCGCTGGAACCCGAGCGCCAAATCAAATGGATCAACGAAGGCGCCAATATTGTGGTGCATAGTTTTGACATTGCCCTCTTTACCCAACGCCTCCGTCATGACCTTTCGGTGATTAAACAAGCCGTTGGAGACGCCGTACAATCCGATGCTTCACCCAATTTAGTCATCTGA
- a CDS encoding Gfo/Idh/MocA family protein encodes MEHINWGMIGCGNVTEKKSGPAFSKVPHSSLVAVMGRDAQKAADYAQRHGVPKWYNDVDELINDPDVNAIYIATPPNVHLEYAAKAMKVGKAVYVEKPMALSADECEQMNQISRETGVPLFVAYYRRQLLYFLKIKELVDQKAIGDIRLVKIQIHYNPYSEEIGDGAQPRWRVDPAISGGGHFHDLASHQFDLLEYIFGPIASAKGISRNQAGLYQADDIVVASFEFESGVLGTGSWCYTLNPEQRLDESELIGSKGKITFSFFERFTIRVETAEGTETFEIPYPEHVQQPLIETIVQQLRGEGTCPSTGETGARANLLMDQIVQS; translated from the coding sequence ATGGAACATATCAACTGGGGAATGATTGGTTGTGGCAACGTAACCGAAAAAAAAAGTGGGCCTGCTTTTAGCAAAGTGCCCCATTCATCGCTCGTCGCTGTCATGGGTCGCGACGCCCAAAAAGCCGCCGATTATGCCCAACGTCACGGTGTACCCAAATGGTACAACGATGTCGATGAACTTATCAACGACCCCGACGTCAATGCCATCTACATTGCTACCCCACCCAACGTTCACCTCGAATATGCCGCTAAGGCCATGAAGGTTGGGAAAGCCGTGTATGTAGAAAAACCGATGGCGCTCAGTGCCGACGAATGCGAACAAATGAACCAAATCAGTCGCGAAACGGGTGTGCCGTTGTTTGTGGCCTACTATCGTCGTCAGTTGCTTTACTTTCTCAAAATCAAAGAATTGGTGGACCAAAAAGCGATTGGCGATATACGTTTGGTAAAAATTCAAATTCATTACAACCCCTACTCCGAGGAAATTGGGGACGGAGCCCAACCGCGTTGGCGCGTTGACCCTGCGATTTCGGGTGGAGGTCATTTCCACGATTTGGCGTCACACCAGTTCGACTTGTTAGAATACATTTTTGGCCCTATTGCATCGGCCAAAGGCATTAGCAGAAACCAAGCTGGCCTGTACCAAGCCGACGACATTGTAGTTGCCTCTTTTGAATTTGAGTCGGGCGTATTGGGAACGGGCAGTTGGTGCTATACCCTCAACCCCGAGCAACGCCTCGACGAATCGGAATTGATTGGTTCAAAAGGGAAGATTACCTTTTCATTTTTTGAGCGCTTCACCATCCGCGTTGAAACCGCCGAAGGTACCGAAACCTTTGAAATACCGTACCCTGAGCACGTTCAGCAACCTCTTATTGAAACGATTGTTCAACAACTCAGGGGTGAAGGCACCTGCCCAAGCACGGGTGAAACTGGCGCTCGCGCCAACCTCCTCATGGATCAAATTGTACAATCATAA
- a CDS encoding metallophosphoesterase family protein: MKVIQNSGVFGLLLGSFLALTSAAQTHKPYTPSPYPDRVILGWQENNAATSQSVNWRTDSTIVAAIGAIHEADASPDFVKKATIVPATTETVVVDGKRVLYHTVHFTNLKPNTKYSYRVGSGEYWSEWFHFKTANDQAVPFSFLYFGDAQNDIRSLWSRTIRGAYSAMPSVSLMIHAGDLITTSNADWQWGEWFEAGGWINGMVPTLASPGNHEYFRDPAGKSSLSIHWRPSFVLPENGPSGLKETAYYFDYQGVRFVSLNSQAALLDANVLEEQAKWLVSVLEKKPNRWTIVTHHHPIYSTANGRNNDEWRLKMEPIYKKHNVDLVLQGHDHTYGRGLNMPLGQSRKYPDGPIYVVSVSGPKMYTIGLQDWMDRAGSNTQLYQIISVDGNKLSYKAYTVAGELYDVFDLTKNAGGRNKLIDTAPKLAPERLALPETYLNRFTPEQIKEYENRFKEYKARKDKKK, translated from the coding sequence ATGAAAGTTATCCAAAACTCAGGCGTTTTTGGCCTCCTACTGGGCAGTTTTTTAGCCCTAACGAGCGCGGCCCAAACGCACAAACCTTACACGCCAAGCCCCTATCCCGACCGCGTCATTTTGGGATGGCAAGAAAATAACGCCGCCACGTCGCAGTCGGTCAACTGGCGAACAGATTCTACCATTGTTGCGGCGATTGGTGCTATCCACGAAGCCGACGCCTCTCCCGATTTTGTCAAAAAGGCGACCATTGTACCTGCCACCACCGAAACTGTTGTCGTGGACGGCAAGCGGGTGCTTTATCATACGGTTCATTTTACCAACCTCAAACCCAACACCAAATACAGCTACCGTGTGGGCTCGGGCGAATATTGGAGCGAGTGGTTTCATTTCAAAACAGCCAACGACCAAGCTGTGCCTTTTTCGTTTTTGTATTTTGGAGATGCCCAAAACGACATTCGTTCGCTCTGGTCGCGTACCATTCGGGGGGCGTATTCAGCCATGCCTTCTGTAAGCTTAATGATTCACGCGGGCGACCTCATAACAACCTCCAACGCCGATTGGCAATGGGGCGAGTGGTTTGAAGCTGGCGGCTGGATCAACGGCATGGTTCCAACCCTAGCAAGCCCAGGCAATCACGAATATTTCCGCGACCCCGCTGGCAAATCGTCACTATCTATCCACTGGCGGCCGTCGTTTGTTTTACCAGAAAATGGCCCATCAGGACTCAAAGAAACCGCCTACTACTTTGATTATCAAGGCGTACGTTTTGTTTCTTTAAACTCTCAAGCCGCCTTGCTTGATGCGAATGTATTGGAAGAACAAGCCAAATGGTTGGTAAGCGTATTGGAAAAAAAACCCAATCGTTGGACAATTGTGACGCACCACCACCCGATTTATTCGACCGCCAACGGGCGTAACAACGATGAATGGCGTTTAAAAATGGAACCTATTTACAAAAAACACAACGTCGATTTGGTTTTACAAGGCCACGACCATACCTATGGGCGCGGGCTTAACATGCCTTTGGGCCAAAGTCGAAAATACCCTGATGGCCCCATTTATGTGGTGTCGGTCAGCGGGCCCAAAATGTACACGATTGGCTTGCAAGACTGGATGGATAGGGCAGGTTCTAACACGCAATTGTACCAAATCATTTCGGTCGATGGCAACAAGCTTTCGTATAAAGCCTATACGGTGGCGGGAGAGCTTTACGATGTTTTTGACTTAACCAAAAATGCGGGTGGCCGCAATAAATTAATCGACACCGCTCCTAAGTTAGCGCCCGAGCGCCTCGCTTTGCCAGAGACCTACCTCAACCGTTTTACCCCC